The genomic interval tcaataaagcttcaaaattttcaattgattcaaATAAGTCAGACCTCAAGCCATACACACACTCTACATAACATTATTATTAGCAAGAGAAGATCATTGAGGACTACCTGTAGTTacagcattttttgcttcactATCTGTTTCGTCAGTATCCTCATGTGATGTGTCAACTTTCTCTTCCCCATTTCCATCTGTCTTTTCATCTCCttcctcattttctttatcttccttTACTATTCCttcatctttttcattttcttctttcatccTTGCAGCCTGAGCCCTAGTTATCCTTGCATCCcctgaaaattgaaaacatacaaCAATGAGATAAAACCAGCAGCAtgtaaaccaatcagatttctgAGGCATTTTCATTGCTAAGTAGATTGGTATCAAATTATAAGTCTTGTCATTCCCCACTTTccaaaaatgaatgtttttcaGCGTTtcaatgcaattttttattgaatatcTGACACCAAATTGGCTAGAGAAACTTTTCCTTATGTCCAGTGGTTTGAAATATGAAGACTGGATGAAATACTTCTCTGCCATACACTTTACTTGAAATGTTTGCATGAGCTACATGTACTTACCTTTCTctgttttctcagtttttttctgtctgtcatgtttcttgttttcatttcctttaaaacctacaaattttaatttagaaaCAACATTCTTGTCAACCATAACAGTCCTTTACAGAAGCATCATCTTCAGAGCAATCagaaaatccaataaaactatTCTATCTTACCAGAAGAATTTTTTCCACCTCTTGTCCACAAGGACAGTTGACTGTACCGcttatcaatttttgttttaggatGTAAAACTTTGAGATAATGGTCTCTCATTGACTGCCATGTGTGAGTTGTAACCTACACATGAAATTtcatattaataaaaaaatttgtcatgcTTAGCAGCTTTCAAGTGGTGAGAGTGATCATTAACCATAACAACAATAATCATTACAACTGACATCAAACCTCTTCATTTTACAATCTACATCAAAATCATTATAATTGTATTTACAGCTATGCATCATCTTGCTACACTAGTAACCCCATTCCCCAGAGGAGAgacaacaaagaacaacaaaaaaagttaagatTTTCTTTCTCACCTTTTGCTTTTCAGCCTTTTTGTACAGAGCATTCCCTCCAATAGGATAGCAGGTAAAATATTCATTCACGAAGTCCAACAAAGCCAAATCCTCTTCAGGAGTATATGCAATTCGTCCATTCCGCTTCCTGCAGGAACATAGATCTTTTGTTGATGcaacaattttttcttaaagCATGAATTATTTATTTGGTCCAAATATTCTACCATTGAAGTGACACTGCTTCTATCTCAAAGTCAATAGGAGCATAAAAATATTATAACAGCTCCAATGGCCCTTTTTTACCATGAATATAATTATACAATAGTGCAGTTTTTAAACAGTTCTAAGTATCAGAACTACTAAGGATTTCCTAGCTACATGTCTACATATTAGCCCATATCTTACCTTACTTTCATCTTGCCTTCTGAATTTTCAACctcaagtttcctttcaatCTGGGATGTAATGCTTgatcaagagaaaaaacatttgatcaACACGACTATATGTTTCATCCAtctgtttcttgttttgctttgcttttttgtcttttgtcatGTGTTGGGAACTTAAAAAGCCAAGTAAGATAACAAATAACAGCTAATCATCAGGAAAACATACAGTAAATTTCAGATTATTATGGGCAAAAGCTTGGCCTAACTAGTTACCCTCTCTCAGACCAACAAGAACTAATACAGTACAAAACTTATTTCCAGGCTTGCCAAGGGACATAACATCTAACATtattaccctttacaccctaatattggtattcatattctccacactgtcccctacatttcctatggtactgacaaggagaatttgtttgataaccaggagcttcttaaatggtaatcatttccttaatctcatgacctttacatttgatttaagggcaatactgtaaggagaaatgagaagGAGCTTAAGAGTTGAAAGAACCCTGTATCAAGATTTCTCTAATATCTGTAGGTAATGCAACAGGTATAGGTTGGAGGAAGGGATCAGTTGAGGTTGTTGATAAACAGATGTAAATGGcacattttcttctttgcacAAATTCAGAAGAAACGTCAATACCTCTAGTTAGCCTTAAATAAAATAAGTGGATAAAAATACTCGAAGCACTTACCGATAATTGGTCATATCTTGTAGTTTGTTGTGCTTTATGCTGTCGAAGATGTACTCAGGAGAGAAATAACCAGACAAGTTACTGACAGTCCCAGGAACAGCAAGCCTATAAGTCGAACACAAATGAACCAATTAGATAGCATCTGTGATcctgttttctttcctttaataaCACGGATGCATAAACATAGCAAACTGgataacttaaaaatttctaattttcgtTTGACGAATTGTACTCACTTGATAGAGTTGGTTGACACTTTACTAGATAGTTGACCACCTCCATTCTGAAAGAATATCATTCATCAAAACAACAAGTTGAGTATGAACACAACAACAAATGCAATTGATAGAAATAAACTATGCCAGCGTTGACGCACCGCGTTATAACTTTGAATTTGAAACCAGATGAGTTGAGCTCCTTGAAAAGATCTTCGAAGAAACTTACGTGTATAAGTGGTCGCAAACGGGTTTTCATTGCACAAGGTATCATATAAAATTGCATTTGTGATCCATCTTTTGAAAGGAACAGCGTCGAGCACCTCGGAAGCTCGTCTTTTACTTCGTTGTTGtcatccgccatcttgaaatttATTCCCGCCTTTTGTAGGGTACCTCATCATCATGCACTAGACCGTCAGAGACTGGTGAAAAAGAGTCCACACAGAAGGGCAAAaaagaaaccgaaaaaaagacgCAAGACTCCTAAAAGAAACCCAACTGAAACAATGTTCACATCTCTCCCCACATGGAATCCAATAAACACCCTCAAAAAGGAACCCATGCTTTTTGCGTCTAGGTTTATGCTATTTGTGCTAACAGAGAATATCTTTCAGACTCTTGAGGGAAATGGGCACTCATTCATCCCAGGCCTAAGACTCCATTCCTATTTCTGCAACAATCACAGGCTAAGCAGTAAAGGTACTTGCCATTATTTCCAGATGAGCATATGATTTTCTCTCATATTTCATCTCATCAAAGTTGTTTTCACCATGTCTCTCTGTATGCAAGTTTGCATTGGGGGGGTGGTGGTGCCAGATAGGTAGTAATTCACCCTTTGCCTAAGACAATTACCCCTGGGATGTAAcaataagggaataacatgactttttgagggaatattgtttatttgtgcCCGCGTAGtgccgcaaatgacactacaagggcgcaaataaacaatattcctgaaaaaagtcatgtcattatcattattatcaataaacaaggccaaatgatatcaagaatgcgagttttaataatacaagctaagtgaatgacgaattcaaagtcacttcaaatcatcatgtaaaACCGGAGTTTCGCAAATGAATGGTTTTCCTGCATCAACACTAGGCTTActctaattggttaaaatccattggatgatgaagcaagaaccaatcagctgtagggctgataatgcattagcagcccgctgtcagtcttttgcggcccgctgagcgtgtgttttgaagaggccgattttctatttggctgcgtatattgataataataaactaTATTTTGTATCATGAGTACAAATACAGAGAGTATTACATGTCAATCACATATTAAACAAAATCCAATAAATATAAGAAAGAGACATTAGATAGAGGTAAATTCaaatgtaagttaaaaaaaacaaaattgttctttaattgaTATTCATGTGCATTAAAACAGCTTTAAATGATTCTCTCCTCTACTATCATACATTACTTTGCAAGTTATTGCTATAGACATTCTTGAGAAGGTTTTACATTTGCACTTAACAATGTCCATTAACTTTCATATTTATACACAtcatttgtttaaataatcatttttcCAACTGCTTCATTTGCCAAAGTCCATCATTCAAGAAGTGTATCACCTCAATACCAATTCCTTTGTTTGTATCTCGTCTgccaaggtaaaaaaaaaaataaaacaaaatgaacatgACAAAGTGATTAGAAGATAGCATCCTTCACAGCAGTTCAACAGAACAATcaaaactcaaacaaaacagGTACAAAAACAGGACACTCATTTATGGGCAGAACTATTTTATTACACATATCTCACCCAGGAAATCAAAGACCATGAAAAATGTGGcttcacaaagaaaaataaaaaattgaaaaggtgaGTACTTCTCCTCAAAAATTCACTTTCCTTAGAAGAGATTTTTTCTGTTGTagccttttgttttccttcccTTATTTTGCTTTCCACCAAgttcaaatttctttaaaaaaatttcatagaaCACCTACCTCatctgataaaagaaaacaatttctcctAATCTACATACAGTACATCTGTACTGGTCTCACTTACATTTCTCCTGCAGACATTGTCATTTTTCCTATTGCTAGAGCATGTTGTTTTCCCTCCGCAGTTATTGCCTAAGCTTGAGTAAAGGCAAACAaaacatagaaaagaagaagaaaggggaatgaaagaaaattgctCAGC from Pocillopora verrucosa isolate sample1 chromosome 14, ASM3666991v2, whole genome shotgun sequence carries:
- the LOC131776547 gene encoding telomeric repeat-binding factor 2-interacting protein 1-like, with amino-acid sequence MADDNNEVKDELPRCSTLFLSKDGSQMQFYMIPCAMKTRLRPLIHNGGGQLSSKVSTNSIKLAVPGTVSNLSGYFSPEYIFDSIKHNKLQDMTNYRITSQIERKLEVENSEGKMKVRKRNGRIAYTPEEDLALLDFVNEYFTCYPIGGNALYKKAEKQKVTTHTWQSMRDHYLKVLHPKTKIDKRYSQLSLWTRGGKNSSGFKGNENKKHDRQKKTEKTEKGDARITRAQAARMKEENEKDEGIVKEDKENEEGDEKTDGNGEEKVDTSHEDTDETDSEAKNAVTTENFPDVESTAEVSSAGEDVDYDKQFDDNLLLIAYKSKQRPCVNHVWESSEDENKTEEKEVSSSQDTDSSVVTRRRKKLSGKKDKMSDFDGEVIFRKSPSARKGPSDDEDEKRPLAKRSKMATEFPPDHENGSRGKEAKEMEAHLHFYQQMRSNFEKMQSKNMTVPQIIHTLLVSSGDFGDAENYLKEGKEQWTPQEDKILLSKDKTGITSLAKKRGLQAVVDRMNFMEGTS